One window of Bos indicus isolate NIAB-ARS_2022 breed Sahiwal x Tharparkar chromosome 18, NIAB-ARS_B.indTharparkar_mat_pri_1.0, whole genome shotgun sequence genomic DNA carries:
- the LOC109573036 gene encoding cytochrome P450 2F3, with protein sequence MGKRTIEERILEEGHFLLEELRKTQGKPFDPTFVVSRSVSNIICSVIFGSRFDYDDDRLLTIIHLINENFQIMSSPWGEMYNIFPNLLDWVPGPHRRLFKNYGRIKDIIARSVREHQASLDPNSPRDFIDCFLTKMAQEKQDPLSHFFMDTLLMTTHNLLFGGTETVGTTLRHAFRLLMKYPEVQVRVQEEIDRVVGRERLPTVEDRAAMPYTDAVIHEVQRFADVIPMSLPHRVIRDTNFRGFTIPRGTDVITLLNTVHYDPSQFLKPKEFNPEHFLDANMSFKKSPAFMPFSAGRRLCLGEALARMELFLYLTAILQSFSLQPLGAPEDIDLTPLSSGLGNLPRPYQLCVLAR encoded by the exons ATGGGGAAGAGGACCATTGAGGAGCGGATCCTGGAAGAAGGACACTTCCTGCTGGAGGAGCTTCGGAAAACCCAAG GCAAGCCCTTCGACCCCACGTTTGTGGTGAGCCGCTCCGTGTCCAACATTATCTGCTCTGTGATCTTCGGTTCCCGCTTCGACTACGACGACGACCGTCTGCTCACCATTATCCACCTCATCAATGAAAACTTCCAAATCATGAGCAGCCCCTGGGGAGAG ATGTACAATATCTTTCCGAACCTCCTGGACTGGGTGCCCGGGCCACACCGACGCCTTTTTAAGAACTACGGACGCATAAAGGACATCATCGCCCGCAGCGTCCgtgaacaccaggcttcccttgacCCAAACTCTCCCCGAGACTTCATTGATTGCTTCCTTACCAAGATGGCACAG GAAAAGCAGGACCCGCTGAGCCACTTCTTCATGGATACTCTGCTGATGACCACACACAATCTGCTCTTCGGCGGCACTGAGACCGTGGGTACCACGCTGCGCCACGCCTTCCGACTGCTCATGAAGTATCCAGAAGTGCAAG ttcgAGTCCAGGAGGAAATCGACCGCGTGGTGGGACGCGAGCGGCTGCCAACGGTGGAGGACCGAGCGGCGATGCCTTACACAGACGCGGTGATCCACGAAGTGCAGCGCTTCGCAGACGTCATCCCCATGAGCTTGCCGCACCGTGTCATTCGGGACACGAACTTTCGAGGCTTCACGATACCCAGG GGCACAGATGTCATCACCCTCCTTAATACAGTTCACTATGACCCCAGCCAATTTCTGAAGCccaaggaattcaaccctgaacaTTTTCTGGATGCCAATATGTCCTTCAAGAAGAGCCCTGCCTTCATGCCTTTCTCAGCAG GACGCCGGCTGTGCCTGGGCGAGGCGCTGGCGCGCATGGAGCTCTTCCTCTACCTCACCGCCATCCTGCAGAGCTTCTCGCTGCAGCCGCTGGGGGCGCCCGAGGACATCGATCTGACCCCGCTCAGCTCGGGTCTCGGCAATTTGCCCCGGCCTTACCAGCTCTGCGTGCTCGCACGCTGA